In the genome of Stigmatopora nigra isolate UIUO_SnigA chromosome 7, RoL_Snig_1.1, whole genome shotgun sequence, the window TAAGCAATAAATTAATACGGAAGCTGTTGGTCACATTTTCAAAAGTGTCACAGCATTGCCCTCTTGTGTTTATGCTTTGGTCATTACAAAAGTACAAACAAGGATTTGTAAATCATGCTATACCactgtacatatttatatactcTATGCTAtatatccatccattcattacACTTGTCAGAGTTGCGGTACTGTTATTAATTTTCAAAAACAACTATAAAGACTCTGCGATCGGCTGATTCAGGGTAATGTCCCCCTgcctttggcccggagtcagctgggataggcttcagcaccccccgagttcctaatgaggataaagcggttcagaaaattagatgtgaGAACTATAAAGACtaatatgataataaaaaataaaaaaaacttttcgtGTCTTATGCACCTATAACTTTCTTTTCAATGACAAAGTTGAAACTATTCAGATTTGCCCGCTCTTGGACATTTTAGGCCTTTCTACACGTCTACTGCACTAATATGCTTGATGGTGGTCAACTCAAGTGATTTCAAAtgattaacagaaaaaaaatgaacaaattacattatttcccccttttaattcTGATAGGCCCTTTTTGGTTTTGGACCCCTGAGTTTCAGCCCACTTAGTCTGACGAATCAGGCAGCTCGGGGACATGACTAATGCATGAAATATTGTGTCTAAATCAGTAATGGATAAGATCGTTCTTATCTCTGCAATATAAAGGAAATGGGAAAATACAGCTTCAGTAATATTCTTAAAGAACAATTGAAAAGGAAGGGCTGAGTCATTTTGAGCACCGATAATAGTATTGTATCCTTAAACATAAACCTGTGTCTAGGTGGGCCAGTAATCAacatatcagtttttttttaaattaccggACATAGTACATTCAGGGTTTTAGTTTTAAGAGCGTGTTTTATCGTTGGGTGTCGTTGGCATACCAATGAAAGCTAATGTTTTTATGACGGAAACTGTCACGCGGCAGTGGACTATATAATAAAAGGAGGGGTGGCGAACATGTTAGTTacaaagaacaaaaatgttaatCTGTTAGAGTCATAGAGCCACACCTCGGGAAGATGATTGGCGGTCAAGaataagcataaaaaaaaatctcatctggaaaatcatttttaaaatagaatttctcatctcattttatgaaccgcttcatccttaTTAGGGTTGCGGAGGGTGCCAGAGCCTAAGGAGACAGAtgcacatgcacactcacacccatacttagggcCAATCagcctgtttttggaatgtgggaggaaaccagaatacccggaggaaacccatgcaaacctgggaagaacatgcaaactccacatagctggagggacctggatttgaactcaggacccccgAGCTGTGCGGCTAACATACTAACCACTCGCGGCaccaaatataatttattatttgtttagaTGGGCCCTTATGAATAAATTTTAAGAGAGAGAAATAATAAGTGCAACATGACaggaggcaaagagccacagttcATACAAAATATAAGAAGCAAGAGCCAGAttcattttggccgggagccacatgcggctcgagagccggCACACCTGTAATAGACTGTAAAAGGTGATCACTTTGGCACTATGCACCATCACACCTTACAATATTCGAAGGTCACATTATCATAAATTAAAGGGTGCGCTCCATCTTAGAGATTAGATTTAAACtataataatgttaataattaAGCATGCTGAGGAGAAAGAAATGTTTATGATCATGCTTTCGTTTTTGCCGATAATCTGTAAAGCACTCTTTACTCTCATTCCTGCATCACCTGGGGAAGTACATTTAGTAGTAGTAACACCACAAAATTCAAGTCTTGGTGGTCCTCTGAATTACAgtcagtatttgtatttaacacTTCCAGGCTGTAAAACAGGGGAGTCCGATTCTAAGTGAGCAGTCTTTCTTGTGTTACCTGACTGCCTGTCTGTATAACTATTATCGATCCTTCCATTAAGCCTTCCACCATCAAACCAACAAAATAGCTTCATTTGGACAATGGTTTGCACAGTCTAAATGTCACTAGGACTGATGTTAAATCCAAATAGAAAAACAGTGCCACATTATTGGTATTGTTTCTTATTATGAAGCGTGTCAAAATCGAATGCatccaaaattaaaatgttgtccaacatcaaatgaaaatgacatcAGAAGCTATGATATTTTGTATATCTAATGATTTACAGAAGTCAAAGGAGCTAAACTGCAAACaggagcaaaaaaattgaagaccaCAACCTTTGGACAGCCATATAAGACTTTTTGTAATATACTTTGCGTGAATTTGGCCCTTGTctgcataaaaaaatactttaatgcaATGACAGGAATGTGAGGGCTTACTTACTCAACATTTAAACACACAAGCAATGAAATATTTGGTAATGCATTAAAAGCATCCTCATTTCACCAATCAGATGATTACATGCCTCCATCCATTTTGATATCAATTACTGCTAAACAGATGTACACACATACTGAACAATGTAGGATGAGCATGTCAACTGTCTTCATATTTCAAATCTCATTTTACAATAGATAAACATAATGTAGGAAAACTCAAAAATATAGTACTTGTAGAGAAGTGAATACATTTTGGCCACTGTTTTGTACTTCTACCAATGTATATTCTTAGTTTGTGTCTGATTTTGTCATTTGATatccagtttttgttgttggctTATTTCATTGGTACATCACATAGTCAACCTGGGCTGTTTTTTGGGGAGTTGTTGTTATCTTAGTTAAACTCCGAGCCCAAGAGTTCTAGAAACATGGACAAAGACAAATAACCCATCTTGTTTTTTGACAATCTTAACCTAAACCTCAACAATCTTTCATTGTTCTTTAGTGGAATGTATGTACTAACCTTTGCTCCTCACTATCCATCGAAAGTAGAATGTTACACTAGCCACCCTCCACCAATATCAGGTGGGTCCATAAACATTTATCAACACTGATAAGATGCATCTAGAATTGTTAGTTTCTTGTATGAATAATTAACCTCTAACCAAAAATAAACTACTAAAGTGGCAAAAACTGAAGTTCAACAACCTTTTGTGTGTCATTTTCAAATATGATGGAAAACCTaattaattacatttcaaaaagtGGAAGGTATACAAGTATTCTGATTcaatataaatgcaaaaaatgcacCGAAGTacataactattgaaattgacAGTCAATGTAGTAACATGCTCCTCCCCTTTAACGGTCGTCTTAACATTGCCTCCCGTCTAAAATTGCTTATTGATGCTTGGTTTCAACCGATATGACAACGTCAGTATTTCTGCTGATTGTCTTGGGAGCCCTCATAGGTATGCCATAATACTtttgacacatttaaatatgtgttattgtgttttgctttttaatattattaatacagtgtataaaatatatacctTTTATTGTAGAGTAACAGCTCGATAATCACTTAAAGTGGTAATTCCTTTGaagcatttaaaatatatgattGAATATTGAATTAttctattattatatattatattccacATCTGGAGTCAAATCATGATAAATGATGAATACATTCCAAATGAGTGGATTATGAATGACTTTCATATTTGATACTTGCAGGCTCAAGCCATGGATTGGGTGTGCTGCCTGACAACATGGCTGCAATTAAGGGAGAAAAGAAGTTATTGGCTGTGGAATTGACTCCACCAACGACACCAATAACTTCTATCGTCTGGAGCTTTACAGATTTAAATGGCCGCTATACTGAAATAACATCCCTCAACAATGGACATAACCCCGCGTACCGAGACAGGATCACCCTCTTCCCTGAAACGGGATCTCTGGAGCTCAGGAATTTGACCCTGAGTGATTATGGTGTTTACAAAGTCATCATAACAGTTGGTGCAGTGCAACAAACTGGAAGCTCTACATTGGAGATACATGGTATGTTCGAATTATATGATAGATTCACCATTTGTAAAGGCAAATCAAGTGaatgtttcattttctgaagtctATACAAGGCCAAAACGTCCCTGTTGATGAAATTTACAAAAAACACTTGAAATCTCTCTCAAAATCTTGTTTACTTTTTGGCCATTCAAAAGATAAATTTAGGACTAAtaggaaaaaattgaaatggaCTTTGTTGACATTAGTCAGAAACAGTTTAAATGATGCAGACTACGTTTAACAAATTTTGAATGTGATTGGGGTCTTCTGatcgggagaaaaaaaaatctaaatagctatctttattacatttttttattttactaaaaCCTGACATTGAAACATGGGTTTTATTATATACTTAAATGTAGTCAAAGTTTGTGTAATTcatagaattattattatttttccctccATTTGCAGAACTGATTGAAGGTGTGACCGTTAAGGCCGACAACACAGACCTGTTGGAGTCAAGTGGCTCAATCACTATGACCTGCTCAACGACCGCCGGTACTAAAATTACTTACCTCTGGCTGAACATAACTACTGTGCTCAACCCTAGCGACAGAGTTCAGATCACGGAGGAAGGCTCCAAGCTTACCATAACCAGCGTGACCCGTTATGACAAGGGACCTTACAGGTGTGTTGCCTCCAACGCGGTCAGCAGCAGCACCAGCGGCCCTGTCGAACTCTACATCAGCTGTGAGCTCCTTTATAGGATTTTTCACCTGTCTCTGTTATGCAGTACCAACAGCCTGAACATAGTAGATCATTTTCTGTCTTGAATGGAAGTATTATAAGCACTctcagttcaaattgattggacgtctatctctgtcaatggcagctaataacTTAACCTTGCCTACACATTTTGAATTCACAATCACCTTAGAGATTCCTGTAACTCTCCATCCTTGTGGTAAAACataaaagatgtaaaaaaaaaaaggaaaatgtctaGCCCCATACCAGTTAGCCTATTCCTGATATTTATGCTTATCTCCATTACTACACGACAGAGAAACTAAATTCAGATTTTTCATTTTACTAAAAAGATTCTTTCCTCTTTTATGTACATAATGAAGTTTGCAGGCTGATTCTCTTAAAAGCGCACTACtgaattttttaattattatcctTGCAGATGGCCCCGATAAGATGAGTTTATCCATATCTCCGTCACTGGAATACCACATAGCTGGATCCAACATAAACCTGACCTGCTCATCGGAATCTCGACCTCCTCCACTTTACACATGGTTCTTTAATGACATACAGCAACCTGGTTATGGTCCTGAGTTCAGACTGGTAACTGTTCAAGAAAATCAGAGTGGCGGGTACAGCTGTAGAGCATATAATGAAAAAACACTGAAGTCTCAAACAATCAGCTCATCTATAACTATACTTGGTATGTATACGATATGTCAATTGTAATGACTTAGAGAGCAGTGCACGTTCTAATGAACCATACAACATGGTATTTTTTGCACGAACTCTTGGAATTACAATCCctttcatttgattttattcCCCCAGCACTGATCTCCAAGGTGGAAATCCTGACTGACACCACAGACCTTATTGAATTTAGCGGTCCAGTTAGTTTAGTCTGTTCTGTCATTGGTTCTTCGCCCTCTTTTCGCTGGGTCAACGACACCACTGATATGTCAAGTAACGACAGAGTTCAGATCACCAATGGAGGTTCCAAACTCACCATCCTCAGTGTTACCCGCTATGATACGAAACCATTTCGATGCGTTGCATCCAATTCTATCAGCAGTGGGACCAGTGATCCTAAGGTTCTGACTATTTACTGTGAGTCACAAACCCGACGACCACATTTCTAAGCTCATCCATGACAGTTTTTCTCCTCTCGTGACAGACGGTCCGGAGAATATTAAGATGACCATAACACCGTTCCAAGATCACTACAATGAAGGTTCAGACGTTGACCTCTTGTGCTCTGCTTCTTCCGTCCCTTTACCGCGATTTCGTTGGTTAAAAAACGAAAACTTCTTGACCCAAACTGGTTCGGCGCTCCAGCTAAAGAACATTCAATATAATCAGAGAGGAAACTACTCTTGTCAGGCCATTAATGACAAAACTCAGAAGACTCAGACATCAGTGCCTGTTGCTATTTCAGTGATAAGATGTAAGCTCCATAGAATTATGCACGTTAAAAGAAGTTTTCACCATTAACTTTCTTTTCCCCGCCTACAGTGGATATCACCAATGTGGTGATAATTCCCAGCAAAACAGAAATGGAAGAGTTCAGCGGCTCAGTTAGTCTCAACTGCACCTTTGATGGAGTTGATCCCAATTTTGTTTGGCGTAACGGGAGTTCCGTGTTGACGGCCGGAGACGGAATCCAGATTCAGAGCAATGGTGCTGTCATCACCATCCTTAGAGTGAGTCGCTACGACGAAGGGCCTTACACCTGCCAGGTCTCCAACGACTTTAGCAGCGTCACCAGTCCTCCGCTGAAACTCTCCATCTTCTGTGAGTCGATGAAAGTTATTTAAACTTTTAGTGCAggttttatttaatcatttaaaagataaaaagtcgtgaaaaagaaaaagaatggatCTGTGAAAAACCAACGCTCTTACAGTAACactgtatatttgtatttagaATAGAACTACCACtaacattttcaatcatttcttTCCTTTGTCTTGGTACAATCCATATTGTGAAGATGGCCCTGAGAACATCCATTTATCCATATTCCCTTTACTGGAATACCACACGGTTGGATCCAACATCGACCTGACCTGCTCATCGGAATCTCGACCTTCTCCACTTTACACATGGTTCTTTAACGACATACAGCAACCTGGTTATGGTCCTGAGTTTAGACTGGTAACTGTTCAAGAAAATCAGAGTGGCAGGTACAGCTGTAAAGCATATAATGAAAAAACACTGAAGTCTCAAACAATCATCTCATCTATAAATATACTTGGTATGTATACGATATGTCAATTGTAATGACTTAGAGAGCAGTGCAGGTTCTAATGAACCGTACAACATGGAATTTTTTGCAAGAACTCGTGGAATTACAATCCctttcatttgattttattcTCACAGCACTGATCTCCAAGGTGGAAATCCTGACTGACACCACAGACCTTATTGAATTTAGCGGTCCAGTTAGTTTAGTCTGTTCTGTCATTGGTTCTTCGCCCTCTTTTCGCTGGGTCAACGGCACCACTGATATGTCAAGTAACGACAGAGTTCAGATCACCAATGGAGGTTCCAAACTCACCATCCTCAGTGTTACCCGCTATGATACGAAACCATTTCGATGCGTTGCATCCAATTCTTTCAGCAGTGGGAGCAGTGATCCTAAGGTTCTGACTATTTACTGTGAGTCAAAAACCCGACGATCACATTTCTAAGCTCATCCATGACAGTTTTTCTCCTCTCGTGACAGACGGTCCGGAGAATATTAAGATGACCATAACACCGTTCCAAGATCACTACAATGAAGGTTCAGACGTTGACCTCTTGTGCTCTGCTTCTTCCGTCCCTCTACCGCAATTTCGTTGGTTAAAAAACGAAAACTTCTTGACCCAAACTGGATCGGCGCTCCAGCTAAAGAACATTCAATATAATCAGAGAGGAAACTACTCTTGTCAGGCCATTAATGACAAAACTCAGAAGACTCAGACATCAGTGCCTGTTGCTATTTCAGTGATAAGATGTAAGCTCCATAGAATTATGCACGTTAAAAGAAGTTTTCACCATTAACTTTCTTTTCCCCGCCTACAGTGGATATCACCAATGTGGTGATAATTCCCAGCAAAACAGAAATGGAAGAGTTCAGCGGCTCAGTTAGTCTCAACTGCACCTTTGATGGAGTTGATCCCAATTTTGTTTGGCGTAACGGGAGTTCCGTGTTGACGGCCGGAGACGGAATCCAGATTCAGAGCAATGGTGCTGTCATCACCATCCTTAGAGTGAGTCGCTACGACGAAGGGCCTTACACCTGCCAGGTCTCCAACGACTTTAGCAGCGTCACCAGTCCTCCGCTGAAACTCTCCATCTTCTGTGAGTCGATGAAAGTTATTTACACTTTTAGTGCAggttttatttaatcatttaaaagataaaaagtcgtgaaaaagaaaaagaacggATCTGTGAAAAACCAACGCTCTTACAGTAACACTGTATATTTGTATCTAGAATAGAACTACCACtaacattttcaatcatttcttTCCTTTGTCTTGGTACAATCCATATTGTGAAGATGGCCCTGAGAACATCCATTTATCCATATTCCCTTTACTGGAATACCACACAGTTGGATCCAACATCGACCTGACCTGCTCATCTCTATCTAGGCCTCTTGCAGTGTACCAAtggttttttaatgaaaacccgTTTCCTACTTCTGCACCTAAGCTCC includes:
- the LOC144199878 gene encoding hemicentin-1-like isoform X1, translating into MTTSVFLLIVLGALIGSSHGLGVLPDNMAAIKGEKKLLAVELTPPTTPITSIVWSFTDLNGRYTEITSLNNGHNPAYRDRITLFPETGSLELRNLTLSDYGVYKVIITVGAVQQTGSSTLEIHELIEGVTVKADNTDLLESSGSITMTCSTTAGTKITYLWLNITTVLNPSDRVQITEEGSKLTITSVTRYDKGPYRCVASNAVSSSTSGPVELYISYGPDKMSLSISPSLEYHIAGSNINLTCSSESRPPPLYTWFFNDIQQPGYGPEFRLVTVQENQSGGYSCRAYNEKTLKSQTISSSITILALISKVEILTDTTDLIEFSGPVSLVCSVIGSSPSFRWVNDTTDMSSNDRVQITNGGSKLTILSVTRYDTKPFRCVASNSISSGTSDPKVLTIYYGPENIKMTITPFQDHYNEGSDVDLLCSASSVPLPRFRWLKNENFLTQTGSALQLKNIQYNQRGNYSCQAINDKTQKTQTSVPVAISVIRLDITNVVIIPSKTEMEEFSGSVSLNCTFDGVDPNFVWRNGSSVLTAGDGIQIQSNGAVITILRVSRYDEGPYTCQVSNDFSSVTSPPLKLSIFYGPENIHLSIFPLLEYHTVGSNIDLTCSSESRPSPLYTWFFNDIQQPGYGPEFRLVTVQENQSGRYSCKAYNEKTLKSQTIISSINILALISKVEILTDTTDLIEFSGPVSLVCSVIGSSPSFRWVNGTTDMSSNDRVQITNGGSKLTILSVTRYDTKPFRCVASNSFSSGSSDPKVLTIYYGPENIKMTITPFQDHYNEGSDVDLLCSASSVPLPQFRWLKNENFLTQTGSALQLKNIQYNQRGNYSCQAINDKTQKTQTSVPVAISVIRLDITNVVIIPSKTEMEEFSGSVSLNCTFDGVDPNFVWRNGSSVLTAGDGIQIQSNGAVITILRVSRYDEGPYTCQVSNDFSSVTSPPLKLSIFYGPENIHLSIFPLLEYHTVGSNIDLTCSSLSRPLAVYQWFFNENPFPTSAPKLPLMNVQVSDSGNYRCQAFNNKTLKSQTKSMPITILAPISRVDLWTNNTNLFEFTGPVILYCSAAGSWPSFHWTNGSSEIANNDQVQHTSGGSTLTILSVTRYDTKPFRCHVFNQISNVTSNPLVLSVYYGPENIKLTKTPFQEHHYEGSDVDLLCSASSVPLPQYHWFRDGIQLTHTGPALQLKRIQYNQRGNYSCRAFNDKTQANLTSETLAVSVISLEISNVVIIPNITDLEEFTGSVSLNCTFDGLFPNFVWRNGSSVLTAGDKVQIDSNGAVVTILKVSRYDEGPYTCQVFNNHSSTTSPPLNLSISYGPENIHLEIFPPWGYFETGSKISMSCSAASRPLAMFKWLKNGNLLSNTGSTFDLVNVQEYQSGNYSCRAINSKTLKQQTTRPSSIIIQTPVSSVTLTANRTVMFEFNSATMYCSAAGSGLSYRWFNGSLEVPIDHRVQLTHGGSRLTIVNVTRYEHRPFRCNVSNAVSVGISQWLHLFIQYGPDHLSIEGPDSVYVGQYAILLCRAWSVPTMSITWLFNGKPTGVHSAEYVIHLSRISDAGKYVCTGHNAVTGKSATASHDLAILDFPVCYHSAAAGVGAAIAILCLILLVAVILLIVFCASGKCAGTCCKEIESYTVSNGANGQQNTKAI
- the LOC144199878 gene encoding hemicentin-1-like isoform X2 — translated: MGTPGSSSHGLGVLPDNMAAIKGEKKLLAVELTPPTTPITSIVWSFTDLNGRYTEITSLNNGHNPAYRDRITLFPETGSLELRNLTLSDYGVYKVIITVGAVQQTGSSTLEIHELIEGVTVKADNTDLLESSGSITMTCSTTAGTKITYLWLNITTVLNPSDRVQITEEGSKLTITSVTRYDKGPYRCVASNAVSSSTSGPVELYISYGPDKMSLSISPSLEYHIAGSNINLTCSSESRPPPLYTWFFNDIQQPGYGPEFRLVTVQENQSGGYSCRAYNEKTLKSQTISSSITILALISKVEILTDTTDLIEFSGPVSLVCSVIGSSPSFRWVNDTTDMSSNDRVQITNGGSKLTILSVTRYDTKPFRCVASNSISSGTSDPKVLTIYYGPENIKMTITPFQDHYNEGSDVDLLCSASSVPLPRFRWLKNENFLTQTGSALQLKNIQYNQRGNYSCQAINDKTQKTQTSVPVAISVIRLDITNVVIIPSKTEMEEFSGSVSLNCTFDGVDPNFVWRNGSSVLTAGDGIQIQSNGAVITILRVSRYDEGPYTCQVSNDFSSVTSPPLKLSIFYGPENIHLSIFPLLEYHTVGSNIDLTCSSESRPSPLYTWFFNDIQQPGYGPEFRLVTVQENQSGRYSCKAYNEKTLKSQTIISSINILALISKVEILTDTTDLIEFSGPVSLVCSVIGSSPSFRWVNGTTDMSSNDRVQITNGGSKLTILSVTRYDTKPFRCVASNSFSSGSSDPKVLTIYYGPENIKMTITPFQDHYNEGSDVDLLCSASSVPLPQFRWLKNENFLTQTGSALQLKNIQYNQRGNYSCQAINDKTQKTQTSVPVAISVIRLDITNVVIIPSKTEMEEFSGSVSLNCTFDGVDPNFVWRNGSSVLTAGDGIQIQSNGAVITILRVSRYDEGPYTCQVSNDFSSVTSPPLKLSIFYGPENIHLSIFPLLEYHTVGSNIDLTCSSLSRPLAVYQWFFNENPFPTSAPKLPLMNVQVSDSGNYRCQAFNNKTLKSQTKSMPITILAPISRVDLWTNNTNLFEFTGPVILYCSAAGSWPSFHWTNGSSEIANNDQVQHTSGGSTLTILSVTRYDTKPFRCHVFNQISNVTSNPLVLSVYYGPENIKLTKTPFQEHHYEGSDVDLLCSASSVPLPQYHWFRDGIQLTHTGPALQLKRIQYNQRGNYSCRAFNDKTQANLTSETLAVSVISLEISNVVIIPNITDLEEFTGSVSLNCTFDGLFPNFVWRNGSSVLTAGDKVQIDSNGAVVTILKVSRYDEGPYTCQVFNNHSSTTSPPLNLSISYGPENIHLEIFPPWGYFETGSKISMSCSAASRPLAMFKWLKNGNLLSNTGSTFDLVNVQEYQSGNYSCRAINSKTLKQQTTRPSSIIIQTPVSSVTLTANRTVMFEFNSATMYCSAAGSGLSYRWFNGSLEVPIDHRVQLTHGGSRLTIVNVTRYEHRPFRCNVSNAVSVGISQWLHLFIQYGPDHLSIEGPDSVYVGQYAILLCRAWSVPTMSITWLFNGKPTGVHSAEYVIHLSRISDAGKYVCTGHNAVTGKSATASHDLAILDFPVCYHSAAAGVGAAIAILCLILLVAVILLIVFCASGKCAGTCCKEIESYTVSNGANGQQNTKAI